The window aaacgtcGACAACATATATCGTGTACTAGCTATAGCTCATTATGTAAATTTATCTTATCTCCCTCCTCAATACTCCCCTTAGAAGAAAGTTTTAGGTTTCTGTCATAacaaaaaatagtactcccttcgtcccacttcaATAAACTCACTTCTTTTGGAGACGTACCGATATTaagaaaatttactttttagtagtaaagtggtgtggtcaataccaattaagtacaacttttttattcaaaaggaaaatgagcctattgaagtgggacattccaaaaagaaaaatgagcctattggaatgGGTCGGAGATGTAGTAATATTCTTAATTAATCCCTTAAGACTAGTCTAGATTCACTTTGTTACGTTGGAGATGGACACGATAAGGCTCGTGCTACTTCTTTTTATTCAAAATGCCACGCATTGATTTCTTCAAccttaatttctttattatatGAGGCAGCTCATGACAGTGGCTAGCTAATTAagcaacttaattaatttttatatacgTCGACGCGGCCTTAGCGTAAAAAGGTACGTAtataatttgtatatatatatatatataaactcaatcaTCCAATATAAGACTTCCATTAATATTAAACAGTTGACATGTATGATGATACAACCATACTTGCCATGATGCATGCGGTCgaaaatattttctatatatattacACATATGCCTCAGCACGTACCATTTTCCCCCCTAAACACAATGgcgatttaattttaatttctctgAAGCCAACTTCATACATCACTGCAACTTAAGATTCTTGAGAAGCCTGTGTACAAATcgagatatataattaataattagttcGATAAacacgaaaaagaaaaaaagaaaaatgcagCATGcatgaaataaatttataatgaaGACATGAGTTTATTTTGCAATAATAatatttggggggggggggggggggggaattgcaataataatttaattcctCATTTTGTATCATGACTATGTCACTTGTGCCGATCGAGATAAGTTTGTCTAATTAAGCCTAGGTTTCGGCGCTTAGGGTCGGCTGAAAATAATGTCGCATCACGTGGCTTTCCTTAATTGGCATGATTAACACAATTAATATTGGGTTTCGATGTAATTAGGTGCAAAGCCATGTGCCAAGATCTAATTAACTAAAACAGGTAAcattaattagataaaaatatcatACGGATTGATTATATTAAAGCAATAGACGCAACAAAGTTTATGACCTCTCATGCATATACTCCCGTATTTCAAAATAGTGTTTCATTTTATGACGTAATAAAGTTAATAATAACTTATGACcttaattttgacattttataATTGATCCTTTCAATAACCTAAACTGtgtattttgtttaattattaaaatttgggCGTCGTCGGATATTTGAGTAAAGACGCCAGTAAAATGAGGTGGTaagacaaaattaaattaaccgAGGTGATTAAAGAAACTAAAATTGAGGCGATAAAAATGTAGGTATTACCTCAGTACCTATGGTCGTTGTAGTTAGGTATGGGGACTTGATCGTTCTCGATCTTGATTATATCCTTCTCAAGGGCTTGGTAGTGGCGCCTGACATCGTCGGGGGATTTTCCGGTGACGGCTCTGGCAATGTTGTGCCACCGGTCGGGTGTGTCCTTGTAGTACTTGGCCAGAGCATCCTCGAATTGCTTGTTCTGCTTCAGTGTCCATGAAGACGAAGATGCCATATATCTTGCCTTGATTATGATGTGTGTGTCTATGTGAAATATTTCGTTACAGCATCGTCTCTTTTTATACACAACAAAAGCTGATGACGGGAACCAAGTggactaattattattattattattgctagCCCTTGTccttctatttttatttttatttttatttttgcgcgctctctctctctatatatatatatatatatatatgcgcgcACTGGGCAAAACATCTTTGGAGTACTACTACAGCCACAGCCATGCAATTTGTTCGAATACTTCTATATATGTTTCTCCATTTCTAGGTAGTTTTCTTTTTCGAATTCGTCTTACTTCTTTGGGCAAACAGAAAACGTTATTAACTATGgaatatcaaataattataatattagataaattaataTGTGTGGTCAACGTAACTATCATTAATTTCTTCAACTCAACATCGAACATTGATCCTATAGCTAGCTAGCTACTTCCATTATTGAAATTTTAAGaataacagaaaaaaaaaaaaaagtaatttatattttagtgtGGCATCACCATATGTAggtttaatataataaattggATTAAGCATTTGTTCCTTTCTTATGTCGCGCAATCTCACAAACactaaatcaaaattaattacttgaacgataaaagaaattaatacaCTCTTGGAGAGGGAATATGTATGGTTCGGCTCTCTACTTTGCACGCATATATctaaattaattcattaaaatttcaaattctcaTCCAAAATGGCTGCACTTGAACCTTAGCTTAACACCACAATATAACTTAGCAAGGGTGAATTCTCTTTGGTTGCAAGTTTACCATAAGAaaaatttatcatattttagTGATCTCACATTTTATATTCCATGTACTACTCTAGGGTGGTAAAAGTATTATCACATCAATACcctatgatatataatattattataaattgaagtgaaaaaaaaaacaaaaaatgagccgcccaaaaaaattattgagagtgaaaaatgataaaaatgtatattttccatcaaagagaacaaGAAAGACGTAAACTATAAATGcaaaaatttgagctcagtGGCCGCCATTAATGAGCAAATAGTATACTCATCATGTTCCAAGGGGTTAGTGAAGGAGGTGAAGCTATCTTTATTTTCGTGAAAAGTCATTTGCATGTCTTTTAAGAAGCAAGTGGGGATTCTAAGCAAAGCTGGCGGTGTAGGATTAGATCCTCGAATCTCAAACCCCTACTTGCTACTTTGATGCACCAAAATATCGTCTCTCATTACCTATAATATATTCTTCAAAACTTTCTCTAATGttattcaaatttttttattgctAGCTTCTTCTTCACTAGTATATGATTGATATCGAAGCAAAGAGTTGCAGCTTTCCATTTCTATATTAGAAGAGGCTTAGGGTTCATGTTCACATGCAGAATGAAGAGTTTTCACTTTCTCATGAAGAATAAGGTTTTGCTTCTcatgtttaattaatttgagaaaATAGTCATTAAAACAAATCTGCTCATCGACAAtggtttttaattttaactgtTATTAGCCCAGATTCTGTTGTTAATTATTGTACGTCGTAATGTTGCAGGgttataaaaaatcaaatggGATCATCTGTCCCACTATTTAATGTGtgccactcttaatttattataatttttaattatatatattttaaaattttattttattatgctttaatataataaaagataactaacaagggttcactcatccaattagggtttataattatttttttatacttatTTGAATTAATGATTGATTATTTgagttcattaattcaaagttaaggtatatagttttttaaaattttaatttttagtgataaatattaattagaattcataatataataatatattttatttttataaaaaacaattaaatagtgggacagaggatctcatcCGCGAAAAAATACGTACACAATTTTTAACCGTTATCGTAGATGCCTATTACAATGCGGTTTGCACTTATATAAACAACTTTCATTGAGCGACATTCTAAAAATGACTTTTAACTattattgtaaaataaaaaagtcGATGTTGTTGTGACTATTGTATTTTCTAATTATCATAATGGTCGGATAACGAATATTAACCGTTTTCATAACCCTGGATAATAAAGTTGcacaaccttttttttttctattgtcCTAAGAGATCGATTGGGCAATAATTTCATCAACAGTAATTCCATTTTGGTAGAATATATTGATTCCTTATCATACTAAATCTCTTGTCTTCGTCAGCATTGCTTTGGATCAAAATGATTCCCACTTCCTAATATTATTGAAACAAAATTTGGCCTTTCATACCCCCTATTAAGAATCCACCACTTATATCCTCAAAAAATGTGAATCTAACTATCGTACGTATTAATTAGATGTCTTCACTCTTTTCATGATTTTGAGACTGAACCATAACAATATTTATGCTACTAGGATTTCATTTCCAAGCTTCAATTCTTAACTGATCTCCATTTGTGAATTAACTAATTAGTACAGTGAGGGTCTTAATTACGAgtacatataaaatatatttaattacataatatatatatatatatatatataatagtatataGTGTCTAGTTGTCTCTCACAAATGAGGGCCACGTGGCGCATTAGGAGGGCGCCACATGGCAGCAGTCTCCCAAGGCCTTCCAGAGCCTTAATTCAAATGTCAAAACAtacggaggggtaaaatagttaTTTccgaaattataatttttttttatcgaaaATCCATTTTTTTCCCGCGGGcatcgtcaaaattatgcatataatgaacaccaatatgcataaagataaacacaaatatgcatgacgTTGGATAGAATTATGCATGAGAAAGTATCAGTATGTGACCCGTCAAGTGACCAGCGGCGAGAGCTACTTGACGGTATCGCATAGTACTATGCATATAGTtcaacacaaatatgcataaagaaaaacaaaaatatgcataacgttacacacaaatatgcatagtaTTATTCGATAGTGAGAGATACTAGAAGGTTTGCATACTAATACTTTTACATGCATATTTATATCCAAcgtcatgcatatttgtgtttacctttatgcatattggtgttcaatatatgcataattttgacgacggcCGCGTGaaaaatatggatttttggtaacaaaaaatataaaaaataaatccaaATAACTATTTTACACCTCCGTGTTTTTTGCCTTAGAAGGCTTTGTAAGGTATTGGAAGGCTGATGCCATGTGGCGCGCTCCTAGTGCGCCACGTGCTCTTATTGTGTAGTTCAGATTTGACCTATATACTATGAGGTGAATGGATACTACAAGATCCCACCCTCATCTATATAGATATATCAGTGTGCGGTGTCATAAAATATAGTACTTTTTATTAAGTAACGACTCTAGAGTCGTTTGttttaacaaaaaaatgaataaataagtCCATGTTTATCCTTTGATCAAAGTTATAGATCAATAAAGGAGAAATTCTACCTTTTGAACAACTAGCAATGAGACTATAGCTCTTAGATACTCCTGCATGCGAAAATGGTGGGGTCGTTCTTATTAGAAAATATTCAGTAAATGTATGTTGCAgcaatatatttttgttttcgttttaaTAAAATTCGTACTTATTCAGAAAATGATTCAGCAATCTGAATCAAAATTGGGAATATAATGATATCTTAGAATCCACACATTTAATTTGTCGCCCGTCTCTTTCATTGAGAGTTACACAAATAGGTTTCCCTCACTTTCTCCCAAAAGTTCTACATTTGTATTTGCATGTAATTAAGTAAGTGTTAATAGAAGAATCTATCCACTTTTGTAATATTGAATAAATCAAGATtgtccttattatattagtttgTGGGTGATCATAATATggttgcatagatttattgttaaaAATATCCAACTAAATaatatgtctatcaaaattATTCAAAGCACAATTGATATTGATAGATttacattgatttttgaaaaagttcTTACATTTTTCTTACACAAATACAATTATTGTAAGAAATGTGTAAGATAAGTAgttaaaaattatacaaaatctAAGAAATGTGCAATTACTGTAAAGTCACGTCACTTTGTAACCCTAATATAcactaaatttattaaaaaatgagGGCACGTTTGTAtgttataaaacattaataagaagactaaaaaaatcacatttatgtatattatgaaacaaaaaaaattatgaagctAATGGATCAACTAGCCTACGATAAACCCTAGTTGTCGGCATTAGCCGCTTAAAAAAATTCCCGGCTGCTAGTGCCGGTGGCTAGGGTTTATCAGAGGCTAGTTGATTCATTagcttcataattttttttttccatagcATACATAAATGTGAATTTTTTAGCCTTCTTATTAAACCAAAATTTTCCAAATTCCTTCTCTTATATGTACTTCTTTTTCAGaaaatctattaaaaaaaataaataaattaggtCACGTTTATGtgttataaaacattaataagAGGCTAAAAATTCACatttatgtatattatgaaataaaaaaatttataaagcTAATGGATCAACTAGCCTCCGATAAACTCTAGCCGCCAGGAATTCTTCTAGGTTGCTAGTGCCGGCGGCTAGGGTTTATCGGAGGCTAGTTGATCCATTagcttcatattttttttatttcataatatacataaatgtgatttttttagtcttcttattaatgttttataacaTACAAACGAGCACTCATtttttcaaacttaggatataCTAGGGTTACAAAGTGACGTAATTTTACAATAAATGCACATTTCTCAGATTTTGTACAACTTTTAACTACCTGTCTTACACATTTCTTGcaacaattgtacttgtgtaagaaaagtgtaagaacttttacaaaaatcaATGCAAACCTATCAACATCAATTGTGTTTTGGGTAGTtttgatagatatattataGGGGTAactgcctgtaaatccataatatttttcagaaattggttATTGCACCAGATTTGAAAAATCGACTTCTCAATCCATAACGTTTCATTTTTGTCTAAAATTAGTCCGATGATCGATTTTTTCTTACACCGGCGCCGGATACGACACGGTGGCAGTCAGAATTGACACAGTAGCAGCCAGAATTGACACCTAAGCACATTTTTGACATGTggaataaaaaaaggaaaattctCTCCCCTCCCATCATCTTCTTCCAccttccccccacccccaaaccaTAATTCCCCGTCGACGCTGccccctgccgccgccaccattggcgccacacacacacacgaccACACACACCAGCGCTGCCCCCTACCTTCCCTTCCAACATAGCCTTGGGATCgcgagaaagaaaaaaagagaagaggCTGTTGTTGGGGATCAGTTGACGTCGATGGCGGTCCCATCTAGATCGTGCTCGTGGATCGCAAGGAATATTGTCAAGGAGAGGAATGGGAAAAGGCCATTGCTGGTTGGGGATCAGTTGAGCATCACCATGAAAGATGGCGTTTGCTCTGTCGGAGATGTCAAATTTACCAACAATTCGAACTGGATCCACAGCAGGAAGTTCCAGCTGGCAGCGAGGGTGGTGGCCCAAGCTCAGTCGCAGAcgtcggtggtggtggcggcagggGGCGACGTCGACGGTGGTGGCGGCGACGGGTAGGGGAAGGGGAATTAGGGTCTGGGAGTGGGGAGaagggggaagaagaagaagggggaatttttgtatttttcataattcaaaatgtcaaaaaaaaatcaagtgtcATCTCTGGCGCCACTGTGTCATTTCCGACGCCCACGTAAGTAATTGACCGATGATATTGGAACAAATTTGAAACGAAAATGAAACATTACGAATTTAAAAGTTCATTTTTCAGATCTGGTGCAATAACCAATTTCTAGAAAACATTATAGATTTACAGATAATTACCCCTATATTATAAGGGTGGATAGTTTTGATCGATATATTATCAAAGTTGGTAGTTTAAACTATCACACATAAAGTAAATGAAGATTATAATTATCCTTTTCCTCGATCGGTAGCCATCAATACAAAATTGTATACGGATACAAATTTATATACAAAGACATATCAATAATTTGAAAGATGGGTAAGGGTTAAATGCAAACTCCTTTTAAGTTTTAAATggatataaatttatatacaaagacatatcaataatttaaaagaTGGGCAAGGGTTAAATGCAAACTCGTTTTAAGATATAAAGTACGaattcatgaattttatgtgaaatatgtatgaatttaatataaaaatatatgaatttaaaaaaaaataaaatttttacacTCTATGTGTTGGAGTCCCGGAGGGTTGATTggacaggtgtatggggagCGGGGTGAATACACCTGTAAGTTATTTTTTATAGGTTGTAGATTGATACTGAAGTAAACTCAGTATTTTGATATCAGTCGAGCACAAAGCTTAAttgatatccacgtaaggcttcagtctagagtttgtgaaacagagtagagttattaatcttactgactatcagttAAATGGTCAGTTGGACTAACAACTCAGCAACGAAAATTTAAACTTAgtgcgaatagcctttagaaaaggtttgtcagttaatccagttcagttgaaaacagatttgacacaaataaagaaataactgaaagtagataaaggacacaagaatttttacgtggttcggaaacaacATTCCTACTCCACGaccagatgattagtctgacaaacactctgggctattGTATataggtgcacagcaaacctaccaaCACCCGAGGTTGGATGAAAATTCTGACTTGGTTTGATAAACAAGACCTGGACAGGTGTTCAGATATTCATTCCTTCTTAGTTTCCTCGTGGAATGTGCAGTGTAGTCCCTTGGTGTCGGCGTTCTAGAAAGCGGCGGTGTTTAATATGGTTTGAAAAATTTGGGACTACCGCAATCAAGCCACCTTCGATGAGAAGGAATTTCATCCGAAGATGCTTTTGAGTTTCCTTAAAGTTACCTTCAAAGAGATGGATGCTCAGTTCTCTAAACTTGGTCATTCCAATAACTCTTGGAATGACTACCTTATTCTTCGTCGCATTGGTGTGGTGACTCGGGCTCGGCCACCCCCGATGATGATTGAAGTTCATTGGTGGTCACCTGTGGGAAGCTGGATTAAAGTAAACACGGATGGCTTGGCAATGGGTGCCCCGGGCATTATCGCTGCGAGcggggtgtttagagataatTGGGGCTGGGTTCGAGGTTGTTTCCACTTTAAAGGGGGCAAAGGttttgcttttgaagctgagctcCTTGCAGTTATTCATGCTATTGGCATAGCTCACCATCGTGGCTAGCGGCAACTCTGGCTTGAAGCTGATTCGACTTATATTGTTCGTCTTCTTCAGACTCGGTCGGTTGATGTGCCTTGGCGCTTTCTAGCGGCTTGGAAAAACTCTTTAAGGCTACTTGATGATTTCCAATTTCAAGTCTCACATATTTATCGGAAAGGCAATAAGCCGGCGGATTTGATGGCCAACTTGGATCGAAGTGAAGGTTGGTGGCCTTACGCTCTGGAGGAGATTAAACTTGCGGTGTCTCTTGATATGACAACGCATAGCACCGTTCGTGTTAAGTTatgagaccagagcagagcttttCAATGGTCTGAGTAGAGTTCGGCGCAGATCTTTGCAGTTGTCAGAGCAGATGCAGTGCGGCTCTGAAGGCCATTCCAGAGCTGGGCACCAGAGCAGTGCAGACCAGTtgtttccagagcagagctgataGGGCAGAGCAGGTTcgtgctctggagaccagagcagagcagactagctgtttccagagcagagcaggttcgtgctctggagaccagactAGAGCATTCCACAAGCATCGATCAGAGCAGTGCtgattccagagcagagttgttTCCAAAGCAGAGCAGGTTtgtgctctggagaccagagcagagcagagcagaactgTTACCAGTGCAGAGTAGGAGCAGAGCAGACCACAAGCAACAACCAGAGCAGCACtgattccagagcagagttttCAGAGCAGACCTGTTTTGAGGTTGGTTAGTTTCTGGCGACGACGTCTCTCCGGCCGAAACTTTTTACCTCTGGTTTTTTCCCTTCGGGATTCTCTTCGCAGTAGGGTGCTTCCGGCGACGGCGTATTACCGGCCGGGCAGCTACCATTTCTGCTCTCTTCTTGGGGTTTGTTGGGTTGTGGGTTGTGGGGTGCTTACGACGACGGCGTATAACCAGCCGTGGAGCTTCCCTTTTTTGGATCTGGGCTCGTTGGAGGTTGGCAGttttttggcgacggcgtctcaccggcctttcTGCCCCCTGAGCTTTTTGGGTTTTGGTTTTCGTTGGGTCATAACcgagattgtttggggacgatggttaggtcGGAGTTTCGGAAACTTTCTCTTCCGCTCTTTCCTTCTTGCTTTTCGTCTTGTAGACGAGTACTCTCTTTCCTTTTTACgatttttccctttgggttttccgtaaaaaggttttaatgaggctcagcccttagtctgcttttatTGTGTTttcaaggattttttttttagattttttcttttttaataaaatcgcagttaataaaaaataatcctatCAAATTgattacaatatatataatcataaCACTATAACTTATTGTATTAGTTGATTTTCttaagcgagagagagagataaaatatGAATTCGGATTTGGACGAGACCTTGTGaatcttttaaattaaaatttgaatcgCATATTTTGGATTTAATGGATTTGAACCGAATTTGAACCTAAGTTAAAAAATTGAATCTAAATTAGAACCAAGGAAGATATGGTCCAAATCCGATCATTGCCATCTAGCTGCGAGTGTGAGGACCGAGAGTGAGAGAtgtaattttcttttgtttaagtTTCTTTTTATGAGTTTTAGTGTTGACTTTTTTCAGATGGGCTAACATTGATTGGGCCTGCCTTTAATTTGTTAAACAACTCTAGTTAGCCGATTCTTTTAGCATTTGTTGGGATGATTTTATTATAGGTGATtccatttatttaataaaatattaaaattattaatatatttactatttcaCCCCTATAGCCCCAATTTAATTTACATGTTGTATAGCTTTATCTGTAGCCTTGAAAATTTAAGAGAGAATACTACAttagatttaattttaaattcttCTCAGCTTCTTCATGTCTTCAAGAATTAGGAGTACTCTTTAATCCTTATATATGACGCGGAATGAAAGCATAGAAGATATTTTGGAAAAGATAAGACGTCATCCCTTTTCAGTTAAATATCGATTTTGAAGGTTCATAACAGGCATTCAATTCCTCATTCAATTATTTCTCGAAGCAaagataaaatcattcaattaaTTCTCAAATACAGATCTTGAATGTTCCATCTGGGAACGGTTGAAGGCCATTCCTCATTCTTAAATTATTGTCTAGGAATTTAAGAAGAGAGGGCGGGCGGACTACAGCATGAAGGCGACGTTTCTTGAGCTCTACAACGAGGAGATAATTTGTATTTGAGAATTTCCTAGCTAGATCTATTGGCATCATCGGATGAGGCCAAGAGGCCATTAGTGCTAATGAAAGATGGGAAAGGTGCTGTTTTTGTTAGAGGGTTGGAGGAAGACGGCGATTAaaaatgacggtaaatatacgattgaatttaaaataataaaaaatattaatattatagttagttaaaaaaatatatattattgttgaaaataacaataaatttaaaatattctcaataatttaaaaataagaataaattagaatattaattaaaaaataataaaaatatttttaaaaaaataaaaataacaaaaaaattaataatatttaccgacggattattaattaaaaaattaaaaaattaaaaaaataaaaattaaaataaaaattaaaaataaataatatttagcGACGGAATATTTTTCGTcggtaaattttaaaaaaaataattaaaaaaattaaaaattaaaaataatatttagcgACGGATTATTTTCGTCACTAAATAATTCCGTCGCTATTCCGTtggtaaattaaaaaaaataattaaaaaataaattaaaaataatgaataacatGTAACGAAGGaattattttccgtcgctattccgttggtaaaattttgaaaacatcTTCGTCGGAATTCCACCGTTGTTCCGTCAGTGATTACCAACGGATTATTTTTCGTCGGTGTCCGATATGTTTTTTTGTTGTGTGAGTGGATTCATGTATCTTCATTGTAAAATAGATTTTTATAGTGAAcattgatcactaaattattagcaacaaaattaccgcaactaacacggtgcaattgtagcacaaattggtaaccaagtatcgtatccacagggattgacacaacgaaactactttagctatctcctaaacaaacttgagtagtagacaggcaacagaacgTAGAGATTTGATTGATTCACTAAAACGCGAATAACgataattaaaatcacgtagaaaaaatcaaatataaaagacaactgatcctagagtagtaaattcattaactaaatctacataattaacctattaatcctatgtaccagtttaatccagttatgatgagagatcacttaattaatcaattactctcgctagagcagcaacgatcgtagattagtaaattctctatctccgttaggtctcaagaaaatctactaactcccaatagctcctaagaatagctccctataatccacctatctccgctaggtctcaaggttaaaatcatatcatacattcctgaatccgctacacagttatctccgctagttctcaaaccgaatagctaaacatgcaaactattggccaaataattcacaagaaatcaagcaccatgaattatgaatcataaactggaaggcacaaaggtattaacaaataaatcacataaatctaatcaactatttacaaaccctagaatcagctaaaggaaactagctagacatagtaaaataaaacatcaacataattaaaaataacgtAATTGCAAAAactgaaatatataaaaaccgaataaaaactgaagtagcggcttgaatcttcaatcttgatccaagccttgaaaactagaaaacaataaaattctaaagctagaaaactgaaaatatgaatgctagggttcggGTGGTTCCTctcaataggtcaaaagaagacctatttatagatttcagatttccttcggatcaccatggaagttgccatgcaaagtagaattctaaaggtaatagaatcgtgtgaaataaggcaactctccagctggatgcgcgctccggaaaatactcctactctcgccgaattcgcagctctcgccagaggaatg is drawn from Salvia miltiorrhiza cultivar Shanhuang (shh) unplaced genomic scaffold, IMPLAD_Smil_shh original_scaffold_190, whole genome shotgun sequence and contains these coding sequences:
- the LOC131003322 gene encoding protein RADIALIS-like 5, which gives rise to MASSSSWTLKQNKQFEDALAKYYKDTPDRWHNIARAVTGKSPDDVRRHYQALEKDIIKIENDQVPIPNYNDHRLLKNLKLQ